The following proteins are encoded in a genomic region of Syntrophotaleaceae bacterium:
- a CDS encoding extracellular solute-binding protein encodes MIPLRSYFLFFSLLLLILPAAALAEEVVVYSARNEHLIRPLFDAYTAETGVKVTFITDKEGPLLQRLMAEGKNTRADMLITVDAGNLWQAAEKGLLQPVRSKVLEANIPDHLRDPENLWFGLSLRARTIVYSTERVNPGELSTYEALGDPRWNKRLLLRTSNKVYNQSLVAMLIAEHGEAKAEQIVRSWVKNLAAPPFSNDTQVMEAIVAGQGDVGLVNTYYFGRLKEDNPDLKLAQFWPNQKGSGVHVNVSGAGITRQAPNASGARKLLEWLSSEKAQSLFADANLEYPANPAVKTHPDVAAWGTFKQNPINVNNAGELQAEAIKLMDRAGYR; translated from the coding sequence ATGATCCCCTTGCGTTCGTATTTCCTTTTCTTTTCCCTGCTGCTTCTCATCCTTCCCGCAGCCGCTCTGGCCGAAGAGGTGGTGGTCTATTCAGCGCGCAATGAGCATCTCATTCGCCCCCTTTTTGACGCCTACACGGCTGAAACCGGGGTCAAGGTCACCTTCATAACCGACAAGGAAGGTCCCCTTCTGCAACGGCTCATGGCCGAAGGGAAGAACACGCGGGCCGACATGCTGATCACCGTCGATGCGGGCAACCTCTGGCAGGCGGCGGAAAAGGGCCTGCTGCAGCCCGTCCGGTCCAAGGTGCTGGAGGCAAATATTCCGGATCATCTGCGGGATCCCGAAAACCTCTGGTTCGGCCTGTCGCTCCGGGCCCGGACCATCGTCTACAGCACCGAGCGGGTCAACCCAGGGGAGCTCTCCACCTACGAAGCTCTGGGAGATCCCCGCTGGAACAAGCGCCTGCTGCTGCGCACCTCGAACAAGGTCTACAACCAGTCGCTGGTGGCCATGCTGATCGCCGAGCATGGAGAGGCGAAAGCGGAGCAGATCGTCCGCTCCTGGGTGAAAAATCTCGCCGCGCCCCCCTTCTCCAACGACACTCAGGTGATGGAGGCCATCGTTGCCGGGCAGGGTGATGTCGGTCTGGTCAACACCTACTATTTCGGCCGACTGAAAGAGGACAATCCCGACCTGAAACTGGCCCAGTTCTGGCCCAACCAGAAGGGGAGCGGCGTCCACGTCAACGTCTCGGGTGCCGGGATAACCCGGCAGGCTCCCAATGCCTCCGGCGCCCGCAAGCTGCTGGAGTGGCTCTCCTCCGAAAAAGCCCAGAGCCTGTTCGCCGACGCCAACCTGGAATACCCTGCCAATCCCGCGGTCAAGACCCATCCCGATGTTGCGGCCTGGGGAACGTTCAAGCAGAATCCGATCAATGTGAACAACGCCGGGGAGCTGCAGGCCGAAGCCATCAAGCTCATGGATCGCGCCGGTTACCGCTGA